A single window of Micrococcaceae bacterium Sec5.1 DNA harbors:
- a CDS encoding MFS transporter — protein MTTQPSPALATEAPAEGAAQASKVPHRWRNLAVLTGVTVVDNTEAGLSATLFPTIAAALKLQSSHLGLLAALGKIIAVPAGPAWAWLAGKIGRRKALIATTLAGGVFGIAAGFSQDFVQLLILNTLMSASIIGGSPIANAIIADSFDDSQRGKAAGYFYGFMSLISSFIAPLIALFTGITDGWRFGMWTIGGICLLAGLLVALLLKDPGVGASEKQLADLSGRERLAPKVTVRSVASLFRIPSFSIMMLSRLLSGHLLITIFGIQFLVVERGFTNAVAAIVLVPFGLGYFAGTAGGGWLVALLDRVLPDRGRVAYLQGAQVLFAAVAFFATQFDYDNIGIYSAFWALIGFAQGANPPANRPIVAAVVLPELRGQAFAIFLTVFETIGWAVFSLGAGALASSLGIQAVFLWTLVILMLVNAAVLTALYFCYPRDVERVRNALEERRQEALHQG, from the coding sequence ATGACCACCCAACCCAGCCCCGCCCTCGCCACGGAAGCTCCAGCAGAAGGAGCAGCCCAGGCCAGCAAAGTCCCCCACCGCTGGCGAAACCTCGCTGTCCTCACCGGCGTTACCGTCGTGGACAATACGGAAGCCGGCCTGAGTGCCACCCTCTTCCCGACCATTGCGGCGGCCCTGAAACTGCAGAGCAGCCACCTTGGCCTGCTGGCCGCACTCGGCAAAATCATTGCTGTTCCGGCTGGTCCGGCGTGGGCCTGGCTTGCCGGAAAGATCGGCCGACGGAAAGCGCTGATCGCCACTACCTTGGCAGGTGGCGTCTTCGGTATAGCAGCAGGTTTTTCCCAGGACTTCGTTCAACTGTTGATCCTCAACACGCTGATGTCGGCGTCGATCATCGGTGGAAGCCCGATCGCCAACGCCATCATCGCGGACTCCTTCGATGACAGCCAGCGCGGCAAGGCTGCGGGCTACTTCTACGGATTCATGAGCCTTATCAGCTCCTTCATTGCCCCGCTCATCGCCTTGTTCACAGGCATTACTGACGGCTGGCGCTTCGGCATGTGGACCATCGGTGGCATCTGCCTTCTGGCCGGCCTGCTGGTGGCACTGCTCCTGAAGGACCCCGGAGTTGGCGCTTCCGAGAAGCAGCTCGCAGACCTCAGCGGCCGCGAGCGCCTGGCCCCTAAAGTCACTGTCCGCTCCGTGGCCTCGCTGTTCCGGATTCCGAGCTTCTCCATCATGATGCTCTCGCGGTTGCTGTCCGGGCACCTCCTCATCACGATCTTCGGTATCCAGTTCCTGGTGGTGGAACGGGGGTTCACCAACGCTGTCGCGGCCATCGTCCTGGTGCCCTTTGGACTCGGCTACTTTGCCGGAACCGCGGGTGGCGGCTGGCTCGTCGCCCTCCTGGATCGGGTCCTTCCCGATCGCGGCCGGGTTGCCTACCTGCAGGGCGCCCAGGTTCTCTTCGCCGCCGTCGCATTCTTCGCCACCCAATTCGACTACGACAACATCGGCATCTACAGCGCGTTCTGGGCCTTGATCGGCTTCGCCCAAGGAGCCAATCCGCCCGCCAACCGTCCGATCGTCGCGGCCGTCGTCCTGCCGGAACTTCGCGGCCAGGCCTTCGCCATCTTCCTGACCGTTTTCGAGACCATCGGGTGGGCCGTGTTCTCCCTCGGAGCGGGCGCACTGGCCTCAAGCCTCGGAATCCAGGCCGTGTTCCTCTGGACCCTGGTGATCCTCATGCTGGTCAACGCGGCAGTCCTCACCGCCCTCTACTTCTGCTACCCGCGGGACGTGGAGCGTGTCCGCAATGCCCTGGAGGAGCGCCGGCAGGAAGCACTGCACCAGGGCTGA
- a CDS encoding WXG100 family type VII secretion target, whose product MAIWGADVDQLRQLGNKLKAGAENIEQQRSQLKGALDGTDWKGPDADKFRGEWDSQHASNLKKVADALREAGDRAQKNAEQQQQASN is encoded by the coding sequence ATGGCTATTTGGGGTGCAGATGTTGATCAGCTTCGTCAGCTCGGTAACAAGCTGAAGGCCGGTGCCGAGAACATCGAGCAGCAGCGTTCACAGCTCAAGGGTGCCCTTGACGGCACCGACTGGAAGGGCCCGGACGCTGACAAGTTCCGCGGCGAGTGGGACAGCCAGCACGCTTCCAACCTGAAGAAGGTTGCCGACGCCCTTCGCGAAGCCGGTGACCGCGCTCAGAAGAACGCTGAGCAGCAGCAGCAGGCTTCCAACTAA
- a CDS encoding rhodanese-like domain-containing protein, with translation MNLDPAAYFRAKLQCEIDVMEVAESEPGSLVVVDTRRQASWDHGHIPDAVHIPTAQIPAMAAGLIPAGSKVVVYSWGPGCNGSTFAALAFAELGYSVKEMIGGIEYWIRNGLPLETASGVSSQKPDPLVTAHKYGDGLKDSAQDIARTSGR, from the coding sequence ATAAATCTCGATCCCGCCGCCTATTTTCGCGCCAAGCTGCAGTGCGAGATTGACGTCATGGAAGTGGCAGAGTCGGAGCCGGGTTCCCTCGTTGTGGTGGACACACGCAGGCAGGCCTCATGGGATCACGGGCATATTCCCGACGCGGTACATATTCCGACTGCGCAGATTCCGGCGATGGCTGCTGGCTTGATCCCGGCGGGTTCAAAAGTGGTGGTCTACTCATGGGGTCCGGGATGCAACGGCAGCACCTTCGCGGCGCTCGCATTCGCCGAACTGGGATATTCCGTGAAGGAAATGATAGGCGGCATCGAGTACTGGATCAGGAATGGCCTCCCACTTGAGACTGCTTCCGGAGTCAGCTCGCAGAAGCCCGATCCACTGGTCACAGCTCACAAGTACGGGGACGGCTTGAAGGATTCTGCCCAAGACATCGCCCGAACCTCGGGCCGGTGA
- a CDS encoding DUF2277 domain-containing protein produces the protein MCRNIRTLHNFEPHATSAEVEAAALQYVRKISGSTKPSRANEEAFAEAVHEIAHITQHLLDSLVSHAPAKNRDEEAAKAKARAAVRFGTA, from the coding sequence ATGTGCCGGAATATCAGGACTCTCCATAACTTCGAACCACACGCTACGTCGGCAGAAGTGGAGGCCGCCGCGCTGCAATATGTGCGCAAGATCAGCGGGTCCACCAAGCCGTCCAGGGCCAACGAGGAGGCTTTCGCTGAGGCCGTCCACGAGATCGCCCACATCACTCAGCACTTGCTGGATTCGTTGGTGAGCCATGCCCCGGCGAAGAATCGTGACGAGGAAGCCGCCAAGGCAAAGGCCCGGGCTGCTGTCCGCTTCGGGACGGCTTAG
- a CDS encoding heavy metal translocating P-type ATPase, producing MSNQETFNQPETRVIELDIEGMTCASCVNRVERKLGKLEGVEASVNLPLESAHVTVPATVTDQQIVDTVNATGYKAKVRQPPAPHTRERHAEHHHVGLTPTELTNDPSAHEDHQNTSTHHGTMTPEQTTLGVPGGSGHGGSGHGGSVHAHGGTAGGVRQHASKRGTSEHAEHGSGGSAPADHENHAEHAEHADHMSHGPAASTLRPRLITAAILTVPVFAISMVPALQFTNWGWIVGALALPVVSWAAWPFHRAAAINARHFASTMDTLVSIGVIAAYLYSAWQLFADPRMTEHPGMESMSGGGLYFEVAAVVTTFLLLGRYLEANAKAKAGDALKALLNLGAKDATILVDGREQKIPAEELLVDDVMVVRPGEKIATDGVVIDGASAVDASLVTGESVPVEVGPGSQVTGATINTSGRLLVRATRVGSDTTLAQMGRLVSQAQTGKAPIARLADRISAVFVPIVLVLALVTFLLWLFFSGDLNAAFTAAVAVLVIACPCALGLATPVGLLTGTGRGAQLGILIKGPQVLEDTRHVDTILLDKTGTVTSGKLAVDHTVALNGHSPAAVLTLAGAVESASEHPIAHAIAAAAKEAMPDAGTFPGVDDFSSAPGGGVRGTVALDGTAKTIVVGRSGWLEENGIALDSSQRDELAAQENSGATAIWVAVDGQAAGIVSLSDTIKPSSAAAIQRLKDLGIRPMLLTGDNAAVAAQVAAAVGISREDVFAGVLPEGKVDAVRKLQDSGATVAMAGDGVNDAAALAQSDLGIAMGSGTDVAIEASDLTVMGSDLGQLVQAIELSRKTLSTIKTNLFWAFFYNAIGIPVAALGLLNPMIAGAAMAASSVLVVANSLRLRSFGK from the coding sequence TTGAGTAACCAGGAGACCTTCAATCAGCCCGAAACCCGGGTCATCGAACTGGACATAGAGGGCATGACCTGCGCCTCGTGCGTCAATCGAGTTGAGCGGAAGCTCGGCAAGCTTGAAGGCGTTGAAGCCAGCGTCAACCTGCCCTTGGAATCAGCCCATGTGACCGTTCCGGCCACGGTAACGGACCAGCAAATCGTGGACACCGTCAACGCCACGGGCTACAAAGCCAAAGTCCGCCAACCCCCGGCCCCCCACACCCGCGAGCGCCACGCCGAGCACCACCACGTTGGACTCACCCCCACGGAGCTCACGAATGACCCCTCGGCCCACGAGGACCACCAAAATACGTCCACCCATCACGGCACGATGACACCGGAACAGACAACGCTGGGTGTGCCCGGTGGAAGCGGCCACGGTGGAAGCGGCCACGGTGGAAGCGTTCACGCCCACGGCGGAACCGCCGGAGGCGTGCGGCAGCATGCGTCTAAGCGAGGCACGAGCGAGCATGCAGAGCACGGCTCCGGCGGTTCCGCACCCGCCGACCACGAAAATCACGCAGAGCACGCAGAGCACGCAGACCACATGTCCCACGGCCCGGCCGCGTCAACACTCCGCCCACGTCTGATCACGGCAGCCATACTGACCGTGCCCGTCTTCGCCATTTCGATGGTGCCCGCCCTGCAGTTCACAAATTGGGGCTGGATTGTGGGTGCCCTGGCGCTGCCGGTAGTCAGCTGGGCTGCGTGGCCATTCCATAGGGCCGCCGCTATCAACGCCCGGCATTTCGCATCCACCATGGACACGCTCGTTTCGATCGGGGTGATCGCGGCTTACCTCTACTCCGCCTGGCAGTTGTTCGCGGATCCCCGGATGACTGAGCATCCCGGCATGGAAAGTATGTCCGGCGGTGGCCTGTATTTCGAGGTCGCCGCGGTTGTCACCACGTTCCTGCTTTTGGGCCGGTATTTGGAAGCAAATGCGAAGGCCAAGGCGGGCGACGCTTTGAAAGCCCTGCTAAATCTTGGCGCGAAGGATGCCACCATTTTGGTGGACGGCCGGGAGCAGAAAATACCTGCTGAAGAACTCCTGGTAGATGACGTCATGGTGGTCCGCCCTGGTGAGAAGATCGCGACGGATGGCGTAGTCATTGACGGCGCGTCCGCCGTCGACGCCTCTCTCGTTACCGGTGAATCTGTTCCGGTCGAGGTCGGTCCGGGCAGTCAGGTGACAGGCGCCACCATCAACACCTCTGGCCGTCTGTTGGTTCGGGCCACACGGGTTGGGTCCGACACCACCCTGGCGCAGATGGGCCGTTTGGTCAGCCAGGCGCAGACCGGAAAAGCGCCGATCGCACGTCTGGCGGACAGGATCAGCGCGGTGTTCGTGCCGATCGTGCTGGTGCTTGCGCTGGTGACGTTCCTGTTGTGGCTGTTCTTCTCCGGCGACCTCAATGCGGCGTTTACGGCTGCGGTTGCTGTCCTCGTGATCGCCTGCCCCTGCGCCTTGGGGCTTGCAACTCCTGTGGGCCTGCTGACAGGAACGGGCCGCGGCGCCCAGCTGGGCATCCTCATCAAGGGTCCACAAGTGCTTGAGGACACCCGCCACGTGGACACCATCCTGTTGGACAAGACCGGCACTGTGACCAGCGGAAAGCTTGCCGTGGACCATACAGTTGCCCTCAACGGCCACTCGCCGGCAGCAGTTCTGACCCTTGCCGGTGCGGTTGAGTCAGCATCGGAGCACCCTATCGCCCATGCGATTGCCGCAGCGGCCAAGGAAGCAATGCCCGACGCCGGTACCTTTCCGGGCGTGGATGACTTCAGTTCCGCTCCTGGCGGCGGAGTCCGGGGAACCGTGGCGTTGGACGGCACCGCAAAAACGATTGTCGTTGGGCGCTCAGGCTGGCTTGAGGAGAACGGCATTGCCCTCGATTCCAGCCAACGGGACGAACTCGCAGCCCAGGAGAACAGCGGTGCCACCGCAATTTGGGTTGCGGTGGACGGACAAGCTGCGGGCATCGTCAGCCTGAGCGATACCATCAAGCCCAGCTCGGCTGCTGCGATCCAGCGGCTGAAGGACCTGGGAATTCGTCCGATGCTACTGACGGGTGATAACGCCGCCGTGGCCGCCCAGGTAGCTGCCGCCGTCGGGATTTCTCGTGAGGACGTCTTCGCCGGTGTCTTGCCCGAAGGCAAAGTGGACGCGGTGCGGAAGCTTCAGGACTCCGGTGCAACTGTGGCTATGGCCGGCGACGGCGTGAACGACGCCGCAGCGTTGGCGCAGTCCGATCTTGGCATTGCGATGGGATCGGGCACGGATGTCGCGATCGAAGCCTCGGACCTTACGGTAATGGGCAGCGATCTGGGTCAGCTCGTCCAGGCCATTGAGCTCTCCCGCAAGACGCTCTCCACTATCAAGACGAATCTGTTCTGGGCCTTCTTCTACAACGCGATTGGTATCCCGGTGGCAGCTCTTGGGCTGCTGAATCCGATGATCGCCGGCGCAGCGATGGCAGCGAGCTCCGTGCTTGTTGTGGCGAACTCCCTGCGGCTGCGCTCGTTCGGGAAGTAG
- a CDS encoding metal-sensitive transcriptional regulator: MSNADLSISQPGGDFPTIEVDLEHAAPHGYTSNKDAYLRRLKRIEGQVRGIARMVEEDKYCIDILTQVAAATKALHAVSLGLVEEHIGHCVVGAASEPNPEARAEQIDAKVKEATDAIGRLLR, translated from the coding sequence ATGAGCAATGCAGACCTGAGTATTAGTCAGCCGGGCGGTGACTTCCCGACCATTGAAGTGGATCTGGAGCACGCCGCGCCACACGGTTATACGAGCAACAAGGATGCATACCTGCGTCGCCTGAAACGCATTGAGGGGCAGGTCCGCGGCATCGCGCGCATGGTGGAAGAGGACAAGTACTGTATCGACATCCTCACGCAGGTAGCTGCGGCCACGAAAGCCCTGCACGCCGTCAGCCTTGGGCTCGTCGAGGAGCACATCGGCCACTGTGTGGTTGGCGCTGCCTCCGAGCCCAACCCGGAAGCCCGCGCCGAACAGATCGACGCCAAAGTGAAGGAGGCCACCGATGCCATCGGGCGCCTGCTGCGGTAA
- a CDS encoding sulfatase has product MKAIILMFDSLNRHMLSPYAADTFVDAPNFARLAAKTATFDNFYAGSMPCMPARREMHTGRHNFLHRSWGPLEPFDDSMPEMLGKAGVHTHLVSDHPHYWEDGGATYHPRYTTWEFFRGQEGDPWKGVVNPSGGSQDWRAGMKRQDLINRSYMPTEADHSQTKTVDAGLHFIDTNHEADKWMLQIELFDPHEPFFTHSKYKALYEHDYDGPEFDWPGYQKVTEPQDQVEHARYEYAALVSMCDKSLGRVLDAMDQYNLWEDTLLLVNTDHGFLLGEHGWWAKSVQPWFNELVHLPMFLWDPRTGGKDTRRGALAQTIDIAPTMLRFFGVDPTQDMQGHDLAAVLQDDSEVREAALFGIHGGHVNVTDGRYVYMRAAVDPSNAPLEDYTLMPTHMRSRFSTAELAQWEPAEAFSFTKGLRTMQLQTTSMMNSWVHGTLLFDVENDPHQTNPIIDDELELRLLKTLAKLMHANDAPESQFQRLGIPFDSEPTAQHLLAAQQADRARLALEPLPPIDSFADGGAALTLPLLELLQDVRGREAVERYLPDLISTELVNIPAQLSLYQLAAVIPVPSSALGSIAEELAAVPTA; this is encoded by the coding sequence ATGAAGGCCATCATTCTCATGTTCGATAGCCTCAACAGGCACATGCTCTCCCCGTACGCCGCGGACACGTTCGTAGATGCCCCCAACTTTGCCCGCCTCGCAGCAAAGACAGCCACGTTCGACAATTTTTATGCAGGTTCGATGCCCTGCATGCCAGCCCGCCGCGAGATGCACACGGGCCGCCACAATTTCCTGCACCGCAGTTGGGGGCCGCTGGAACCGTTCGACGATTCCATGCCGGAGATGCTGGGAAAGGCAGGAGTGCACACGCATCTCGTGTCAGACCACCCGCACTACTGGGAGGACGGAGGCGCCACCTATCACCCGCGTTACACAACCTGGGAGTTCTTCCGTGGCCAGGAAGGAGACCCTTGGAAGGGTGTAGTAAATCCTTCCGGCGGAAGCCAGGACTGGCGTGCCGGGATGAAGCGTCAGGACCTCATCAACCGCAGTTACATGCCCACCGAGGCTGATCACTCCCAGACCAAAACTGTTGACGCCGGCCTGCACTTCATCGATACCAACCATGAAGCAGACAAGTGGATGCTCCAGATCGAGCTTTTCGATCCGCATGAGCCCTTCTTCACGCACAGCAAATACAAGGCCTTGTACGAGCATGATTACGATGGCCCCGAATTCGATTGGCCTGGATATCAGAAGGTCACCGAGCCTCAGGATCAGGTGGAGCACGCCCGTTACGAGTATGCCGCTTTGGTCTCGATGTGCGACAAGTCGCTCGGACGCGTTCTGGATGCCATGGATCAGTACAACCTGTGGGAAGACACCCTCCTCCTGGTGAACACGGACCACGGCTTCCTGCTGGGCGAGCACGGTTGGTGGGCCAAGTCTGTTCAGCCATGGTTCAACGAGCTGGTTCACCTGCCCATGTTCCTGTGGGACCCGCGCACCGGCGGCAAGGACACCCGGCGTGGAGCTCTTGCCCAGACCATCGACATCGCACCCACCATGCTGCGCTTCTTCGGCGTCGACCCTACGCAGGATATGCAGGGCCACGACCTTGCCGCCGTGCTGCAAGATGACAGCGAAGTACGCGAGGCGGCCCTGTTCGGTATTCACGGTGGCCACGTCAACGTCACTGACGGCCGCTACGTCTACATGCGTGCCGCCGTCGATCCTTCCAACGCACCGCTGGAGGATTACACGCTGATGCCCACCCACATGCGGTCCCGGTTCTCAACGGCCGAACTCGCACAGTGGGAACCTGCGGAAGCGTTCAGCTTCACCAAGGGGCTGCGGACAATGCAACTCCAGACCACCTCCATGATGAACTCGTGGGTCCACGGAACCCTCCTGTTCGACGTGGAAAACGACCCACACCAAACGAACCCGATCATCGATGACGAGCTGGAACTGCGCCTCCTGAAAACACTGGCCAAACTCATGCACGCCAACGATGCACCGGAAAGCCAGTTCCAGCGGCTCGGAATTCCCTTCGATTCCGAACCCACAGCCCAGCACCTGCTCGCCGCCCAGCAAGCAGACAGGGCGCGGCTCGCCTTGGAACCCCTGCCTCCGATCGACAGCTTCGCCGACGGCGGAGCGGCCCTGACACTGCCCCTTCTGGAACTGCTCCAGGACGTCCGCGGCCGCGAAGCCGTGGAGAGGTACCTCCCCGACCTCATCAGCACTGAGTTGGTAAACATCCCCGCCCAGCTCAGCCTCTACCAGCTCGCAGCCGTCATCCCGGTTCCCTCGAGCGCCCTCGGGTCCATTGCCGAGGAACTGGCTGCCGTCCCCACGGCGTAA
- the treS gene encoding maltose alpha-D-glucosyltransferase, whose amino-acid sequence MEAVDSAASEPAEITFDEQFYPARPKALRPIARRRQFFAARPSLEFDGRNPTYVDWLRNQSMLGDANTMARQLSGQASMWQNAYARPNPRAAVERAPVWFTAYPLSFITREGQSFLSALGDPGLWKAFREIGIRGLHTGPVKLAGGISGWSQTPSVDGHFDRISMAIDPAFGTEEEFRRMCEVAADHDGTVIDDIVPGHTGKGADFRLAEMNFRDYPGIYHMVDIPEEDWHLLPDVPEGEDSVNISPDAEQALQKAGYIIGRLQRVIFYEPGVKETNWSATRPIVDTTGKTRRWVYLHYFKAGQPSINWLDPTFAGMRLVVGDALHSLLDLGTGALRLDANGFLGVEKSAEEQPGWSEGHPLSEAANQLIGSMIRKVGGFSFQELNLTIDDIKAQSESGPDLSYDFITRPAYHYALVTGDTEFLRLTLRLAMEIGVDQASLVHALQNHDELTYELLHFAAGHREDIFELAGEELTGAEVAEKVQNTLRERLTGENGPYNAVFTTNGIACTTVSFIMAALGINDPAAITKEQESQVLDAHVLLSMYNALQPGVFALSGWDLTGITALDRATVRELTSQGDTRWINRGAHDLMGTSPDAKTSLAGMPRATSLYGPLPEQLNDPGSYARRLQQILKVREQSGIATSTLLDVPDVSNRGLLVLVNQLGSGELEVTVLNFSDQDIAGSIQSSHLVPGASVHDLFSGENVGQVDDLGSFFLELRAFQGTALVLKEAETE is encoded by the coding sequence GTGGAGGCCGTGGACAGCGCAGCATCCGAGCCGGCGGAAATCACTTTTGACGAACAGTTCTATCCCGCCCGACCGAAAGCCCTGCGGCCAATAGCGCGCAGGCGGCAATTCTTCGCAGCCCGCCCCTCCTTGGAATTCGACGGGCGCAACCCAACGTATGTGGACTGGCTTCGGAACCAGTCGATGCTCGGCGACGCGAACACCATGGCACGGCAACTCTCAGGTCAGGCGAGTATGTGGCAGAACGCCTACGCCCGGCCAAACCCCAGGGCCGCTGTGGAGCGCGCACCCGTGTGGTTCACGGCCTACCCTCTCTCCTTCATCACCCGTGAGGGCCAGTCATTCCTGTCCGCCTTGGGAGATCCCGGACTCTGGAAAGCGTTCCGGGAGATCGGCATCCGTGGACTGCACACGGGACCCGTCAAGCTGGCCGGAGGCATCAGCGGCTGGTCCCAAACGCCCAGCGTTGATGGTCACTTTGACCGCATCAGCATGGCCATCGATCCTGCGTTCGGCACTGAAGAAGAATTCCGCCGGATGTGCGAAGTCGCCGCAGATCATGACGGCACGGTCATCGACGACATCGTGCCCGGGCACACGGGCAAGGGCGCGGATTTCCGTCTTGCCGAGATGAACTTCCGGGATTACCCGGGCATCTATCACATGGTGGACATCCCCGAGGAAGACTGGCATCTGTTGCCTGATGTTCCCGAGGGCGAAGATTCAGTGAACATCAGTCCCGACGCGGAGCAGGCCCTGCAAAAGGCCGGGTACATCATTGGCAGGCTCCAACGGGTGATCTTCTACGAGCCCGGGGTCAAGGAGACCAACTGGAGCGCCACCCGGCCGATCGTGGATACCACCGGCAAGACCCGTCGGTGGGTGTATCTCCATTATTTCAAGGCCGGTCAGCCGTCCATTAACTGGCTGGACCCAACCTTCGCCGGGATGCGTTTGGTGGTGGGCGATGCGCTGCACTCCCTCCTTGACCTGGGCACCGGCGCCCTGCGGCTGGATGCCAACGGATTCCTCGGCGTGGAGAAGAGCGCTGAGGAGCAGCCGGGCTGGTCGGAAGGCCACCCCTTGTCCGAGGCAGCGAACCAGCTCATTGGTTCCATGATCCGCAAAGTGGGCGGGTTCTCGTTCCAGGAACTCAACCTCACCATTGACGACATCAAGGCGCAGTCCGAGTCTGGCCCGGATCTGTCCTATGACTTCATCACCAGGCCGGCCTACCACTACGCGCTGGTCACGGGTGATACCGAGTTCCTGCGGCTGACCCTTCGGCTGGCCATGGAGATCGGCGTGGACCAAGCCTCCCTGGTGCACGCGCTGCAGAACCACGATGAACTGACCTACGAGCTACTCCACTTTGCCGCTGGCCACCGGGAAGACATCTTCGAGCTTGCCGGCGAAGAGCTGACCGGTGCCGAGGTTGCCGAGAAGGTTCAGAACACCCTGCGTGAACGCCTCACGGGCGAGAATGGCCCGTACAACGCGGTCTTCACAACCAACGGCATCGCCTGCACCACCGTCAGCTTCATCATGGCGGCCCTGGGCATCAATGACCCCGCCGCCATCACCAAGGAACAAGAGTCCCAGGTCCTTGACGCCCACGTTCTCCTGTCCATGTACAACGCCCTGCAGCCCGGGGTCTTCGCCCTTTCAGGTTGGGACCTTACCGGCATCACAGCTTTGGACCGCGCCACCGTACGTGAGCTCACTTCGCAGGGCGACACCCGCTGGATCAACCGCGGTGCACACGACCTCATGGGGACGAGTCCCGATGCCAAGACGTCCTTGGCCGGGATGCCACGTGCTACCAGTCTTTACGGTCCGTTGCCTGAACAGCTCAACGATCCAGGCTCCTACGCCCGGCGACTGCAGCAGATCCTGAAAGTAAGGGAACAATCAGGGATCGCAACCAGCACTTTGCTGGACGTGCCCGACGTTTCCAACCGCGGGCTGCTCGTCCTTGTCAACCAACTCGGCAGCGGCGAGCTTGAAGTCACCGTCCTGAACTTCTCCGACCAGGACATCGCCGGCAGCATCCAGTCCTCGCATCTTGTCCCTGGCGCCAGCGTCCACGATCTCTTCAGCGGCGAAAACGTGGGGCAAGTGGACGATCTTGGCAGCTTCTTCCTCGAACTGCGGGCGTTCCAGGGGACCGCGCTGGTTCTGAAGGAAGCCGAGACCGAATAG
- a CDS encoding heavy-metal-associated domain-containing protein produces the protein MSQTIQTNVNVSGMTCGHCVSSVSEELEALNGVEEVSVDLNPGGLSTVTIKSTNQLSPSEIGEAVAEAGYLVVANEA, from the coding sequence ATGAGCCAGACCATCCAGACGAACGTCAACGTTTCCGGCATGACCTGCGGCCACTGTGTTTCAAGCGTGAGCGAGGAACTCGAAGCACTTAACGGCGTCGAAGAGGTCTCAGTAGACCTCAACCCCGGCGGACTGTCCACCGTGACCATCAAATCCACCAACCAGCTCTCGCCTTCAGAAATAGGCGAGGCCGTTGCTGAAGCCGGCTACCTGGTGGTAGCCAACGAAGCCTAG
- a CDS encoding VOC family protein — protein sequence MAIKFENVGIAVRDIEAAIAFFTDLGLTVIGRDTISGEWADMAVGLDGNHAKIAMLQTPDGQGRLELFEYIHPEAIESDPTRPNDIGMHRVAFSVDDIDKALEVAAKHGFHPLRGVATYGDVYKLTYLRGPSGILVMLAQELKKA from the coding sequence ATGGCCATCAAATTTGAGAATGTCGGTATCGCTGTTCGCGATATCGAAGCAGCAATCGCCTTTTTCACCGACCTCGGTCTTACGGTCATTGGCCGTGACACGATCAGCGGCGAGTGGGCCGACATGGCTGTAGGACTTGACGGAAACCATGCCAAGATCGCGATGCTACAAACCCCTGACGGTCAGGGTCGCCTTGAGCTCTTTGAATACATCCACCCGGAAGCGATCGAGTCTGACCCCACGCGCCCCAACGACATTGGCATGCACCGCGTGGCCTTTTCGGTCGACGATATCGATAAGGCCCTCGAGGTAGCTGCAAAGCACGGATTCCATCCGCTTCGCGGCGTGGCGACCTACGGCGACGTCTACAAACTCACGTACCTCCGAGGCCCCAGCGGAATCCTCGTGATGCTCGCCCAGGAACTGAAGAAAGCCTGA